A window of the Virgibacillus pantothenticus genome harbors these coding sequences:
- a CDS encoding acyl-CoA dehydrogenase family protein has translation MQKVKKYQSHAFFTETFELQDIFTKEDFSEEHKMMADTTASFVEQDLLPVLPEMEKQDFNQVTSMIKKSGELGLLGVDIPEVYGGMELDKVSSIIITEQMAKSRSFAITYSGQVGIASLPIVYYGTDDQRKRYLPGVVSGDKIGAYALTEPNAGTDAIGIKTTATLSADGAYYVIHGEKQFITNASFADFFILYAKIDGDKFTAFIIEKNTDGLMIGPEEQKMGLKGSSTTSIVLDNVKVPVENVLGEIGRGHIIAFNILNIGRHKISATCLGTAKRALELAIQHTTERKQFKRALAAFNLTKEKLATMATHIFTMESMVYRTAGELEKGTDYARKNNTPFVRLLKNYAAECSVNKVFSSEALDYTVDESLQLHGGYGFISEYEIETLYRDSRINRIFEGTNEINRMVIANTLLENVDSYFIDRTVNGGWSKPLEKQWGLLKRLRTYTSAFIHDVKENYSNLAEEQELLMCISDFAILTYAIESNLLRLEKMVRNQSCKDIQQKERLVKVFTVEAAVQFLTKALSICISSGHLKQHLTKLMWQIHEDRLDIIEEKRQIADAVIQNGYS, from the coding sequence ATGCAGAAGGTAAAAAAATATCAAAGTCACGCTTTTTTTACAGAGACGTTCGAGCTTCAAGACATTTTTACGAAAGAGGATTTTTCTGAAGAGCATAAAATGATGGCGGATACAACGGCAAGTTTTGTTGAACAAGATTTGCTACCTGTTTTGCCGGAAATGGAAAAGCAGGATTTTAATCAGGTAACAAGCATGATTAAAAAATCAGGTGAGTTAGGTTTACTAGGAGTTGATATACCAGAAGTTTACGGTGGGATGGAATTGGATAAGGTTAGTTCCATTATTATCACGGAACAAATGGCTAAGTCACGTTCCTTCGCTATTACCTATTCTGGACAAGTTGGTATTGCGTCTCTCCCCATTGTTTATTATGGAACAGATGATCAAAGGAAGAGGTATTTACCCGGTGTCGTCTCAGGGGATAAAATTGGGGCGTATGCACTCACGGAACCAAACGCGGGAACGGATGCAATAGGGATTAAAACGACAGCAACTCTGTCTGCAGATGGTGCATACTATGTGATTCATGGAGAGAAACAATTTATTACGAATGCTTCTTTTGCGGACTTTTTTATTCTTTATGCCAAAATTGATGGCGACAAATTTACTGCTTTTATTATTGAGAAGAATACAGATGGCTTAATGATCGGTCCTGAAGAACAAAAAATGGGATTGAAGGGATCTTCTACTACGTCCATCGTGCTGGACAATGTGAAAGTACCAGTTGAAAACGTACTCGGTGAAATTGGCAGAGGACATATTATTGCCTTTAATATACTGAATATTGGACGCCATAAGATATCAGCAACCTGCCTTGGTACAGCGAAAAGAGCGTTAGAATTAGCAATTCAACATACAACAGAACGGAAGCAATTTAAACGTGCACTTGCTGCATTTAATTTAACGAAGGAAAAATTAGCAACCATGGCTACCCATATTTTTACGATGGAAAGCATGGTTTATCGAACGGCAGGAGAATTGGAAAAGGGGACAGATTACGCTAGGAAAAATAACACGCCTTTTGTTAGACTGTTGAAAAATTATGCTGCAGAATGCTCGGTAAATAAGGTTTTTTCCTCTGAGGCATTGGACTATACTGTGGATGAATCTCTACAGTTACATGGTGGGTATGGCTTTATTTCCGAATATGAAATAGAAACACTTTATCGTGATTCCAGGATCAATCGAATTTTCGAAGGAACGAATGAAATTAACCGAATGGTTATTGCGAATACACTTCTCGAAAATGTGGACAGTTACTTTATTGATCGCACCGTAAATGGTGGATGGTCTAAACCGTTGGAGAAACAATGGGGATTATTAAAAAGGTTAAGAACGTATACCTCTGCTTTTATACATGATGTAAAAGAAAACTATTCAAATTTAGCTGAAGAGCAAGAGTTATTGATGTGCATTTCAGACTTTGCCATATTAACGTATGCAATAGAAAGTAATTTGCTAAGACTTGAGAAAATGGTACGCAATCAATCTTGTAAAGATATCCAGCAAAAGGAACGTCTTGTGAAAGTATTTACAGTGGAGGCAGCCGTGCAGTTTTTAACAAAGGCCTTGTCTATATGTATTAGCTCTGGCCATCTGAAGCAACATTTAACGAAATTGATGTGGCAAATCCATGAAGATAGACTGGATATTATTGAAGAGAAGCGGCAAATTGCAGATGCAGTGATTCAAAACGGTTATTCATAA
- a CDS encoding acetyl-CoA C-acetyltransferase, with protein sequence MKQRDIVLLEGARTPFVNFNGKFKDITAIELGVIAAKEAIKKANISSDQIDQVVFGNVQQSSKDAHLLARHIGLKVGTPIHVPAVTINRVCGTGIEVILAGARHILAGEADVVLAGGTENMSQVPHVVRGMRSGSPLGAVKVEDWLWEGLEDTNVGCTMAQTAENLAEKYEISREEVDQHALSSHQRAICARDNGYFKEEIVSVTVKGRKGKMVVDEDDHIRETSMEQLAKLKPRFVENGVVTPGNASGMVDGAAAVVIATSEYAERNGLRPIARLVAWDVVGVQPEHMGIGPVPAIRGAVEKAKLTVDDLNLIEINEAFSAQYVACQKELGFNLEKGNVNGGAIAIGHPLAASGTRISLSLIYELRRRHLRFGVSSACIGGGQGIAAVWEAL encoded by the coding sequence ATGAAACAGAGGGATATCGTATTACTAGAAGGTGCACGTACGCCATTTGTGAATTTTAATGGGAAGTTTAAAGATATTACTGCAATTGAATTGGGTGTGATTGCAGCTAAAGAGGCAATTAAGAAAGCAAATATTTCTTCCGATCAGATTGACCAGGTTGTATTTGGTAATGTACAACAATCTTCAAAGGATGCTCATCTACTTGCAAGGCATATTGGTTTGAAAGTAGGAACGCCTATCCATGTACCAGCAGTTACCATTAATCGCGTATGCGGCACGGGGATTGAGGTCATTCTTGCTGGAGCACGTCATATTCTTGCTGGAGAGGCAGATGTTGTTTTAGCAGGTGGTACGGAAAATATGAGTCAAGTTCCACATGTCGTCAGGGGAATGCGTTCAGGCAGCCCGCTTGGCGCTGTGAAGGTAGAGGACTGGTTATGGGAAGGGCTTGAAGATACAAATGTAGGCTGTACGATGGCACAAACAGCTGAAAATCTTGCTGAGAAATATGAAATATCACGTGAAGAAGTGGATCAACATGCGTTATCCAGTCACCAACGTGCTATTTGTGCTAGAGATAATGGGTATTTCAAAGAAGAAATAGTTTCAGTTACTGTAAAAGGTAGAAAAGGGAAAATGGTCGTTGATGAAGATGATCATATTCGTGAGACAAGTATGGAACAATTAGCGAAATTAAAACCTCGGTTTGTAGAAAATGGGGTAGTAACGCCAGGAAATGCAAGTGGTATGGTGGATGGAGCAGCAGCAGTTGTGATCGCCACGAGTGAGTACGCAGAAAGAAATGGACTTAGACCAATTGCCAGACTCGTTGCATGGGATGTTGTAGGTGTACAGCCGGAACATATGGGGATTGGGCCTGTACCCGCGATAAGAGGTGCAGTTGAAAAGGCAAAGCTTACAGTTGATGATTTAAATTTAATTGAAATTAACGAGGCATTCTCTGCACAATATGTGGCTTGCCAAAAAGAATTAGGCTTTAATTTAGAAAAAGGAAATGTAAATGGTGGGGCAATCGCTATTGGGCATCCATTGGCAGCGAGTGGCACTAGGATTTCTCTTTCTCTTATTTATGAATTAAGACGCCGCCATCTGAGATTTGGTGTTTCCTCAGCGTGTATAGGTGGAGGTCAAGGAATCGCAGCAGTATGGGAAGCACTATAG
- a CDS encoding enoyl-CoA hydratase/isomerase family protein, with amino-acid sequence MNLKNLICDIHKNVAIITISRPPVNPLNSDVFRELTQLINELENNEEVKVIVMTGSGEKAFVAGADVKEMATKNLVSLYQMNKKSREAFTKIESANKPIIAAINGLALGGGFELALACDLRISSDKAKFAFPEVGLGIIPGAGGTQRLQKMVGQGIAKELIYFGEMIDARKAQELQLVNKVVAHDQLMDEAIAWAQKLAEKPVVALQMAKTAINSGSNVDIESGLTIETTAFATAFASEDAKEGLSAFTEKRKPEFIGR; translated from the coding sequence ATGAATCTAAAGAATTTAATTTGTGATATTCATAAGAATGTAGCCATTATAACGATAAGCCGTCCACCGGTTAACCCATTAAACTCTGATGTATTTCGTGAACTTACTCAGCTAATTAATGAATTAGAAAATAACGAAGAAGTAAAAGTGATCGTTATGACTGGCAGTGGAGAAAAAGCGTTTGTTGCGGGAGCAGATGTGAAAGAAATGGCAACGAAAAACTTAGTGAGCCTTTACCAGATGAATAAAAAGTCACGAGAGGCGTTTACGAAAATAGAGAGCGCTAACAAACCTATCATTGCAGCTATTAACGGTCTTGCGTTAGGGGGAGGGTTTGAATTAGCACTTGCATGCGATTTGCGAATTAGTTCGGACAAAGCTAAATTTGCATTCCCCGAAGTTGGTCTTGGGATTATCCCAGGAGCAGGTGGAACACAGCGCCTGCAAAAAATGGTAGGGCAAGGGATTGCAAAAGAGCTCATTTATTTTGGTGAGATGATTGATGCAAGAAAGGCTCAGGAACTCCAGCTAGTTAATAAAGTAGTAGCACATGATCAATTAATGGACGAGGCGATTGCATGGGCGCAAAAGCTTGCCGAAAAACCAGTTGTTGCTCTGCAAATGGCAAAAACAGCTATTAATAGTGGAAGTAACGTCGATATTGAATCAGGTCTTACTATTGAAACAACCGCTTTTGCGACAGCCTTTGCTTCAGAAGACGCAAAAGAAGGACTATCTGCCTTCACGGAAAAAAGAAAACCAGAATTCATTGGTAGATAA
- a CDS encoding 3-hydroxyacyl-CoA dehydrogenase family protein, producing MTIQTVGVVGAGSMGSGIANLAASAGYHVILRDVEERFIENGLSRMNKFMSKSVEKGKITAEEKEEVMNRITTTTEIEDLHAADIVIEAIIENMEAKKTVFAELDRVVSERTIIATNTSSMSITEIASATKRPESVAGMHFFNPAQLMKLVEVVRGFNTSDETVEALKEFSKNLHKEPVVVNKDTPGFIVNRVMIPQFIEAIRLLEEGVASAEDIDKAVTLGLNYPMGPFALQDYAGVDIGYFVMQYMANEFDDNRYAPPMHIKQMVRAGKIGKKAGGGFYDYNKELLP from the coding sequence ATGACAATTCAGACTGTAGGTGTAGTTGGAGCAGGCTCAATGGGAAGCGGAATTGCGAACTTAGCTGCTTCAGCTGGCTATCATGTGATTTTAAGAGATGTGGAAGAAAGATTTATAGAAAATGGGTTATCTAGAATGAATAAATTTATGAGTAAAAGTGTGGAAAAAGGAAAGATAACTGCGGAAGAGAAGGAAGAAGTAATGAATCGAATAACGACTACAACGGAAATAGAAGATTTACATGCTGCCGATATTGTGATTGAAGCGATTATTGAAAATATGGAAGCAAAGAAAACGGTTTTTGCTGAGCTTGATCGGGTCGTTTCTGAGAGGACAATTATTGCTACAAATACATCTTCTATGTCAATAACAGAGATTGCAAGTGCTACAAAACGACCAGAGAGTGTAGCTGGCATGCACTTTTTTAACCCCGCTCAATTAATGAAGCTAGTCGAAGTTGTACGTGGTTTTAATACAAGTGATGAAACCGTAGAAGCGTTAAAGGAATTTTCTAAAAACCTTCATAAAGAACCGGTTGTTGTCAATAAAGATACTCCAGGGTTTATCGTGAACCGTGTTATGATTCCTCAGTTCATAGAAGCTATTAGATTATTAGAGGAAGGTGTTGCATCAGCGGAAGATATTGATAAAGCGGTAACACTTGGATTGAATTACCCAATGGGTCCATTTGCTTTACAGGATTATGCAGGGGTGGATATAGGATATTTTGTGATGCAGTATATGGCAAATGAATTTGACGATAATCGATATGCCCCACCAATGCACATCAAACAGATGGTACGTGCTGGAAAGATTGGTAAGAAAGCTGGCGGTGGTTTTTATGATTATAATAAAGAACTGTTACCATAA
- a CDS encoding helix-turn-helix domain-containing protein: MSKQVSIIREIENHLRITARQLLRFDTEEEVLQYLADSFQSRFGCDFVGVIIQEGDLLYPKVWSGGFVSLKHKFPMNVNKCTPNLFQQSMKYDDTHLDKSCTFIQLVSSKTINTWFTVPIQEEQKNYGFCTIGYLQTIPLLDMEKSFDEFGKDVAIALSLVKQKEQEQKRMIGIEFISKNLSLNESIEKIVEKIVGQAGKGTNATFAGIYLYDENQSYFKFQPPSFGRISKPEKISVQKNYILKEYFPYLENPGGKELTVPLMMDVKTFGVLHVEKKANGIFTNEDMEMLSVMAEHVSTILRNAYLYKKEREQMKRLHSLLDYQQILIKKTINEDDFAGITTTVSEMFHKPVLLLDRFLRPISYHLFPIEEVNKNMEQIKSGIQNLNKKSSDYFNFCLRVDGKEREFLIWPVNGGRDLIGYFVIESNRNNFDTFQQLAVELVRNIYSVQFIKQKLVLDTKAQVKDNFVDILLTKEIEDENMVMRYANLFQWNILGTHRVSVLSIKLDEKELDSNDILNQQAKKSAVFDELKTKFSNYDADIMFAKKGEVYVLIVPEEKELPNEKKYWHNLMKNVQKWLSEGDITCYGMLGIGGMTHHLEDYYKCYKQALQTLNVVIQQQFSEKYAFFEALGSYTLLYLIKDTSEAHYFMHSYLEKLLHYSKGNHINLFQTLRVYLEQNGSIKKTADELYIHRSTLLYRLTKIKEILELDIDDSENRFNLMMIYKIFDLQKKNISSN; encoded by the coding sequence GTGAGTAAACAAGTTTCGATTATAAGGGAAATAGAAAACCATTTACGGATCACTGCAAGGCAGTTATTAAGGTTTGATACCGAGGAAGAAGTGTTACAGTATCTTGCTGATTCTTTCCAGTCGCGATTTGGATGCGACTTTGTTGGTGTAATCATTCAAGAAGGAGATCTTCTATACCCTAAGGTCTGGAGTGGAGGATTTGTTTCATTAAAACATAAATTTCCAATGAACGTTAACAAATGCACACCAAATTTATTTCAGCAAAGCATGAAATATGATGACACCCACCTGGATAAATCTTGTACATTTATTCAACTTGTAAGTAGTAAAACTATCAACACATGGTTTACGGTACCGATACAGGAAGAACAAAAGAACTATGGATTTTGTACCATTGGTTATCTCCAAACTATCCCTCTACTTGACATGGAAAAATCATTTGATGAATTTGGTAAGGATGTCGCGATAGCCCTTTCACTCGTCAAACAGAAAGAACAGGAACAAAAGAGAATGATTGGGATTGAGTTCATTAGTAAGAACCTCTCCCTAAATGAATCCATAGAAAAGATCGTCGAAAAAATTGTGGGGCAAGCTGGAAAAGGAACAAATGCCACGTTTGCTGGTATATATTTATATGACGAAAACCAGAGTTATTTTAAATTCCAACCGCCATCCTTTGGTAGGATTTCGAAACCGGAAAAAATATCGGTACAAAAAAACTATATACTAAAAGAGTATTTTCCTTATTTGGAGAATCCTGGTGGAAAAGAGCTTACGGTTCCATTAATGATGGATGTAAAAACGTTTGGGGTACTGCATGTGGAGAAAAAGGCAAACGGCATTTTCACAAATGAAGATATGGAAATGCTATCAGTTATGGCGGAACATGTCTCGACCATATTACGTAATGCGTACTTATATAAAAAAGAAAGAGAGCAAATGAAGCGCCTGCATTCTTTATTAGACTATCAGCAAATCCTGATTAAAAAGACAATCAATGAAGATGATTTTGCAGGGATTACCACCACTGTAAGTGAAATGTTCCATAAACCGGTCTTATTACTCGACCGTTTTCTTCGGCCGATTTCCTATCACCTTTTTCCAATAGAGGAAGTTAATAAAAATATGGAGCAGATAAAAAGCGGCATTCAAAACCTAAATAAAAAAAGTTCGGATTATTTTAATTTTTGCTTGCGTGTTGATGGGAAAGAACGAGAATTTTTAATATGGCCTGTTAACGGAGGACGGGACTTAATAGGGTACTTCGTTATTGAAAGCAATAGAAATAACTTTGATACATTCCAACAGTTAGCAGTTGAGTTAGTTCGCAATATTTATTCCGTTCAGTTTATTAAACAAAAGCTTGTCCTCGATACCAAAGCACAGGTTAAAGATAATTTTGTTGATATACTACTCACGAAAGAAATAGAAGATGAAAATATGGTTATGCGATATGCAAACCTCTTTCAATGGAATATTTTGGGGACACACCGTGTTTCGGTATTGTCCATTAAGCTGGATGAAAAAGAGCTTGACTCTAATGATATTCTGAACCAGCAAGCGAAGAAATCTGCGGTATTTGACGAGTTGAAAACCAAGTTCTCCAATTATGATGCAGATATCATGTTTGCAAAAAAAGGAGAAGTATATGTTTTAATCGTCCCGGAGGAAAAGGAACTGCCAAATGAGAAAAAGTATTGGCATAACTTGATGAAGAACGTGCAAAAGTGGCTAAGCGAAGGAGACATCACTTGCTATGGGATGCTGGGAATAGGGGGGATGACCCATCATTTAGAAGATTATTACAAGTGTTATAAACAAGCCCTGCAAACACTTAATGTTGTTATTCAACAACAATTTTCTGAAAAATATGCGTTTTTTGAAGCGTTAGGGTCGTATACTCTACTTTATCTCATTAAGGATACGTCTGAAGCGCATTATTTTATGCATAGCTATTTAGAGAAACTACTCCATTATTCTAAAGGAAATCATATTAATCTGTTTCAAACATTAAGGGTGTATCTAGAACAAAATGGAAGTATCAAGAAAACAGCGGATGAGTTATATATTCATCGCAGCACTTTATTATATCGATTAACTAAAATCAAAGAAATACTTGAGCTGGATATTGATGATTCTGAAAATCGCTTTAATCTAATGATGATCTATAAAATATTCGATTTGCAGAAAAAGAATATAAGTAGTAATTGA
- a CDS encoding class I adenylate-forming enzyme family protein: MMGSVKQENTTTIQLLHSALNQFPEKEAVYDGTRRLSYRELEEESNLIAAELNKMGVKRGDHIAVCLPNWYEFVVILFAIAKIGAVIVPFNTRYHESEIEYILNHAKVKVAFFTDEVDGNKLWDSFNKVYQQHNYLKHLITVRANTRLSIAYEEVVKHSEYSEFEKVEVSPDDVAIIMYTSGTTGNPKGAMLTHRNVAFTGSVSAEVLKCTSADVFLIQVPMFHIFGMVPGVLAAIAVGAKLVLTQEFKAENALKMVEQEKITVHHAVPTMFILELNHPNLEKYDLTSLRTGIVAAAPVPSEIIRKIREKMHCEVLSSYGMTEASPCLTFCTFEDDDLTRAETVGRAMPGVEVKIINPENGEEAGTGEVGEIVARGPGIMKGYYEMSEKTREVLSEDGWYRTGDLGTMDDKGNLQIVGRKNDLIIRGGFNIYPREIEEHFYKLDEVQEVAIIGLPDTVLGEVACAAVTLKKGAVLTEAKLKSYIKDKVADFKVPDIVTIVEELPMTASGKISKVQLQNKLKEKMAHRLR; this comes from the coding sequence ATGATGGGATCTGTAAAACAAGAGAATACAACAACCATACAATTACTACACTCTGCTCTAAATCAATTTCCAGAAAAAGAAGCTGTATATGATGGCACAAGGAGGCTTTCTTATCGCGAGTTAGAAGAAGAGAGTAATTTGATTGCGGCAGAACTAAATAAAATGGGAGTAAAAAGAGGAGACCATATTGCAGTTTGTTTACCTAACTGGTATGAATTTGTGGTTATTTTATTTGCAATAGCCAAAATAGGTGCAGTGATCGTGCCATTTAATACAAGGTATCATGAATCTGAAATAGAGTATATTTTAAATCATGCGAAGGTAAAGGTAGCATTTTTTACAGATGAGGTAGATGGAAACAAATTGTGGGATTCATTTAATAAAGTTTATCAGCAACATAATTACTTGAAACACCTTATTACAGTTCGAGCAAATACGAGGCTATCTATAGCTTATGAGGAAGTGGTTAAACATAGTGAATATTCAGAATTTGAGAAAGTAGAAGTATCACCTGATGACGTGGCCATCATCATGTACACATCTGGTACAACAGGTAATCCGAAGGGGGCAATGCTAACTCACCGTAATGTAGCTTTTACGGGATCGGTTTCTGCTGAAGTTTTAAAATGTACATCAGCGGATGTGTTTTTAATTCAGGTACCTATGTTCCACATTTTTGGGATGGTTCCCGGTGTACTAGCAGCTATCGCTGTTGGAGCAAAATTAGTGTTAACACAAGAATTTAAGGCAGAAAATGCCTTGAAGATGGTGGAACAGGAAAAAATAACGGTTCATCATGCTGTGCCAACTATGTTTATACTGGAATTAAACCATCCAAACTTAGAAAAATATGATTTAACATCACTTCGTACTGGTATTGTTGCTGCTGCTCCTGTACCGAGTGAAATAATCCGCAAAATACGAGAAAAAATGCATTGTGAAGTTTTAAGCTCATATGGAATGACAGAAGCATCTCCATGCTTAACTTTTTGTACGTTTGAGGATGATGATTTAACAAGAGCAGAAACAGTTGGTAGAGCAATGCCTGGTGTTGAAGTTAAGATCATTAATCCGGAAAATGGAGAGGAAGCAGGGACTGGTGAAGTAGGTGAGATTGTGGCAAGGGGTCCTGGAATTATGAAAGGGTATTATGAAATGTCTGAAAAAACAAGGGAAGTCCTAAGTGAAGATGGATGGTATCGAACTGGAGATTTAGGAACGATGGACGATAAGGGGAATCTACAAATCGTGGGAAGGAAAAATGATTTAATCATTCGGGGCGGGTTTAATATCTATCCACGTGAAATAGAAGAACATTTTTACAAGCTTGATGAAGTGCAGGAAGTGGCAATTATTGGTTTGCCAGATACGGTGCTCGGAGAAGTTGCATGTGCGGCAGTTACTTTGAAGAAGGGTGCTGTACTAACAGAAGCTAAATTAAAATCGTATATTAAAGATAAAGTAGCAGATTTTAAAGTCCCCGATATTGTTACTATAGTTGAGGAATTGCCAATGACAGCCTCTGGAAAAATTAGCAAAGTCCAGCTGCAAAATAAGTTAAAAGAAAAAATGGCTCATCGTCTCCGCTAA
- the panC gene encoding pantoate--beta-alanine ligase — translation MKIITTKQEICQWAKQVKTSGKSVGFVPTMGFLHKGHLSLVHEAKQANDHVVMSIFVNPLQFGRGEDYTAYPRDEERDKKLAKEAGVDILFMPSVNEMYRKQQSIKLMVTERTDKLCGAKRPGHFDGVVTVLTKFFHLIMPNRAYFGLKDAQQFAVVAALVDELDFPIEIIPVNTVRVPSGLAISSRNVYLTIDEKKQAPALYQSLLLGKKLIEEGETSSTVIIKTVSSYLNKQLGETVKIDYVELLSFPELEEIAEVSRKVILAVAVQFSAARLIDNIMVDS, via the coding sequence GTGAAAATCATTACGACAAAGCAAGAAATATGCCAATGGGCAAAACAAGTAAAGACAAGTGGTAAATCAGTTGGTTTTGTTCCGACGATGGGGTTTTTACATAAGGGACATCTTTCACTCGTGCATGAGGCGAAGCAAGCTAATGATCACGTAGTCATGAGTATTTTTGTTAATCCGCTTCAGTTTGGACGAGGTGAGGATTATACTGCTTACCCTCGAGATGAAGAGCGGGATAAAAAATTGGCTAAGGAAGCTGGTGTGGATATATTATTTATGCCAAGCGTTAATGAAATGTATCGTAAACAGCAGTCCATAAAGTTGATGGTAACAGAAAGGACAGATAAGTTGTGCGGGGCAAAGCGACCAGGGCATTTTGACGGTGTGGTAACCGTGCTGACGAAATTTTTCCATCTGATTATGCCAAACCGCGCTTATTTCGGTTTAAAGGACGCCCAGCAGTTTGCAGTTGTAGCAGCACTGGTAGACGAGTTAGATTTTCCTATAGAAATTATTCCAGTGAACACGGTGCGAGTCCCCTCTGGACTAGCAATTAGTTCCAGAAATGTTTATCTGACAATAGACGAAAAAAAGCAGGCTCCTGCCTTATATCAAAGCTTGTTGTTAGGGAAAAAGCTAATCGAGGAAGGAGAGACTAGTTCCACCGTTATTATTAAAACTGTTAGTAGCTATTTAAATAAACAATTGGGTGAAACCGTAAAAATTGATTATGTGGAGTTACTAAGCTTTCCCGAACTGGAAGAAATCGCTGAAGTAAGTAGGAAAGTTATTCTTGCGGTGGCGGTTCAATTCTCAGCGGCAAGACTGATTGATAATATCATGGTTGACAGTTAG